From a region of the Halolamina sp. CBA1230 genome:
- a CDS encoding ABC transporter substrate-binding protein: MSDKDSADVSRRKFLGFAGAATATAVAGCGGGGGTETGTDEPGGGTDEPTDEPTEPGETATERPEPETRDGYLQRANRVAHEQAPWVFLNRQYSVYGKSDDIEWQARADEFIDAYAITPANDDGDDVVINQSQMDSGLDPQDHRATPTDNIVMQAYEKLLDRDREGGILESLADDYSRQENGRVRFHIRDGVSFHSGDNLTPEDVAYSINRIVDPEVGIASPQQDQLAGVTGAEVVDGERAVDVMSSGLNPIVFSLFASYGPIMNKSWVQSNEGSYINQNMDGTGPFVLETYEQGVEVVFNRNDNYWKEAAEISTLTMRASSESSTRVNSLLSEESDIIVNVPPQEVSRVEQNDSSSIAAAPSTRVIFNAMRYDVEPFDSAEFRQAVNYAIDLESIVENVLSTFGDQTGQPTLDGYFGYNGDLDPYPYDPDQAETLVEESGYGGVEVELHTPVGRYLNDVQIAQAVAGYLDDLENVTASVNQRDFQALASEVTDGDIETSPHWYLLGWGNTTFDASQTLIPLLTSDGNLTSWSNEEFDRLVSEAQSLPSEE; this comes from the coding sequence ATGTCTGACAAAGACAGCGCGGACGTGAGTCGACGGAAGTTCCTCGGCTTCGCGGGCGCGGCGACGGCGACTGCCGTCGCCGGCTGTGGTGGCGGTGGCGGCACTGAAACCGGCACCGACGAGCCGGGTGGCGGCACCGACGAGCCGACGGACGAACCGACCGAGCCCGGGGAGACGGCGACCGAGCGGCCGGAGCCGGAGACCCGCGACGGCTACCTCCAGCGGGCGAACCGCGTCGCCCACGAGCAGGCGCCGTGGGTGTTCCTCAACCGCCAGTACTCGGTGTACGGCAAGAGCGACGACATCGAGTGGCAGGCCCGCGCCGACGAGTTCATCGACGCGTACGCGATCACGCCGGCGAACGACGACGGCGACGACGTGGTGATCAACCAGTCCCAGATGGACAGCGGGCTCGACCCGCAGGACCACCGCGCGACGCCGACGGACAACATCGTGATGCAGGCGTACGAAAAGCTGCTCGACCGCGACCGTGAGGGCGGTATCCTCGAATCGCTGGCCGACGACTACAGCCGGCAGGAGAACGGTCGCGTCCGGTTCCACATCCGCGACGGCGTCTCGTTCCACTCCGGGGACAACCTCACGCCCGAGGACGTGGCGTACTCGATCAACCGGATCGTCGACCCCGAGGTCGGCATCGCCAGCCCCCAGCAGGACCAGCTCGCGGGCGTCACCGGCGCCGAAGTCGTCGACGGCGAGCGCGCGGTCGACGTGATGAGCAGCGGGCTCAACCCCATCGTGTTCTCGCTGTTCGCGAGCTACGGCCCGATCATGAACAAGTCGTGGGTCCAGTCCAACGAGGGCTCCTACATCAACCAGAACATGGACGGAACCGGGCCGTTCGTGCTCGAGACCTACGAGCAGGGTGTCGAAGTGGTGTTCAACCGCAACGACAACTACTGGAAGGAGGCCGCGGAGATCAGCACGCTGACGATGCGTGCCTCCAGCGAGTCGAGCACGCGCGTGAACTCGCTGCTCTCCGAGGAGTCGGACATCATCGTCAACGTCCCGCCACAGGAAGTGAGCCGGGTGGAGCAGAACGACAGCAGTAGCATCGCCGCGGCGCCGTCGACGCGCGTCATCTTCAACGCGATGCGCTACGACGTGGAGCCGTTCGACTCCGCCGAGTTCCGGCAGGCGGTCAACTACGCGATCGACCTCGAGAGCATCGTCGAGAACGTGCTGAGCACGTTCGGCGACCAGACCGGCCAGCCCACGCTCGACGGCTACTTCGGCTACAACGGGGATCTCGACCCGTACCCGTACGATCCCGATCAGGCCGAGACGCTGGTCGAGGAGTCGGGGTACGGGGGCGTCGAAGTGGAGCTCCACACGCCGGTGGGGCGCTACCTCAACGACGTCCAGATCGCCCAGGCGGTCGCGGGCTACCTCGACGACCTGGAGAACGTCACCGCGAGCGTGAACCAGCGTGACTTCCAGGCGCTGGCCAGCGAGGTGACCGACGGGGATATCGAGACCAGCCCCCACTGGTACCTGCTCGGCTGGGGGAACACCACGTTCGACGCGAGCCAGACGCTGATCCCGCTGCTCACCAGCGACGGGAACCTCACCAGCTGGTCCAACGAGGAGTTCGACCGGCTCGTCTCGGAGGCCCAGAGCCTGCCCAGCGAAGAGTAG
- a CDS encoding ABC transporter permease, protein MSYGRFLLKRGLQGVVVVWGVVTIVFMLRFITPGSAVDAVAPLDASPELRERIAEELGLDQPLYVQYLDYLWELLQGDMGYSYISGIEASQMVFSKLPATLELAVVSSIIAIGLSIPLGVISATRRHEPADYAATTFSLVGISTPNFWLGIMLILLLSVQFGIFPTSGRAFGFAEAFRILLNQGPGPGANAMWQWLRHITLPAVTLGTYFTALITRLTRSGMLEELGQSYVRATRAKGLPESMVRYKHALRNTLIPVITVLGLQLGTLIGGAVITESVFAWPGLGTTLINAINARDWPILQATLVVIGSGFVIVNLVVDAIYAYLDPQVVAE, encoded by the coding sequence ATGTCCTACGGTCGGTTCCTGCTGAAGCGGGGGCTGCAGGGCGTCGTGGTGGTCTGGGGTGTGGTCACGATCGTGTTCATGCTCCGGTTCATCACGCCGGGGAGCGCCGTCGACGCGGTTGCGCCGCTGGACGCCAGCCCCGAGCTTCGCGAACGGATCGCGGAAGAGCTGGGACTTGACCAGCCGCTGTACGTCCAGTATCTCGACTACCTCTGGGAGCTGCTCCAGGGCGACATGGGCTACTCCTACATCTCGGGGATCGAGGCGAGCCAGATGGTGTTCTCGAAGCTGCCCGCGACCCTCGAGCTCGCGGTCGTGAGCAGTATCATCGCCATCGGGCTCTCGATCCCGCTTGGTGTGATCAGCGCGACCCGGCGCCACGAGCCCGCCGACTACGCGGCGACGACGTTCTCGCTGGTGGGGATCTCGACGCCGAACTTCTGGCTGGGGATCATGCTGATCCTGCTGCTCTCCGTGCAGTTCGGGATCTTCCCGACCAGCGGCCGCGCGTTCGGCTTCGCCGAGGCGTTCCGGATCCTGCTCAACCAGGGCCCCGGCCCCGGCGCCAACGCCATGTGGCAGTGGCTCCGGCATATCACGCTCCCCGCGGTGACGCTGGGGACGTACTTCACGGCGCTGATCACCCGACTCACCCGCTCGGGGATGCTCGAGGAGCTGGGTCAGTCGTACGTCCGGGCGACCCGCGCGAAGGGGCTGCCCGAGTCGATGGTCCGCTACAAGCACGCGCTGCGGAACACGCTGATCCCCGTGATCACCGTGCTCGGCCTCCAGCTGGGCACGCTGATCGGCGGTGCGGTCATCACCGAGTCGGTGTTCGCGTGGCCGGGGCTGGGCACGACGCTGATCAACGCGATCAACGCGCGTGACTGGCCGATCCTCCAGGCGACGCTCGTGGTGATCGGCTCCGGCTTCGTGATCGTGAACCTCGTCGTCGACGCCATCTACGCGTATCTCGACCCACAGGTGGTCGCCGAATGA
- a CDS encoding ABC transporter permease, whose protein sequence is MISPRTLRNLKKELRSSALAKLGIVLVLAMILVATFAPFIALHNPTNQNLDENNLPPLGFSRTTEETSSEMVNGSLQIVNETVEINATASHPLGTNSLGQDVYSRAVYGARTSMMVGLLGTVLAALLGVSVGLVAGFYRGRVDDALMRFADVSLAFPSLVLAISLIGLWGRAAVDVPDPFVALGLVDPVRQALGLPTGMPDSFVLPGTVIVVVGLVNWVWFARIARGEALSIREEEYVKAARALGASDTRIIGRHVLPNAITPILVLATIQVAAIILLESSLSFLGFSGTTLSWGFDISQGRGYLSTAWWIATVPGLAIVLAVIGVNLVGDWLRDALDPGIEGEGGV, encoded by the coding sequence ATGATCTCTCCACGAACGCTCCGAAACCTCAAGAAAGAGCTGCGATCGAGCGCGCTCGCGAAGCTGGGTATCGTGCTCGTGCTGGCGATGATCCTGGTCGCGACGTTCGCACCGTTTATCGCGCTGCACAACCCGACGAACCAGAACCTCGACGAGAACAACCTCCCGCCGCTGGGCTTCAGCCGGACGACTGAGGAGACCTCCTCGGAGATGGTCAACGGCTCGCTCCAGATCGTCAACGAGACGGTGGAGATCAACGCTACCGCGAGCCACCCGCTCGGTACGAACTCGCTCGGACAGGACGTCTACTCCCGCGCGGTGTACGGCGCCCGCACGTCGATGATGGTCGGCTTGCTTGGCACCGTGCTCGCGGCGTTGCTCGGGGTGAGCGTCGGCCTCGTCGCGGGGTTCTACCGCGGCCGGGTCGACGACGCGCTGATGCGCTTTGCCGACGTGTCGCTGGCGTTCCCCTCGCTGGTGCTCGCGATCTCGCTGATCGGTCTCTGGGGCCGGGCAGCCGTCGACGTGCCCGACCCGTTCGTCGCGTTGGGGCTCGTCGACCCCGTCCGGCAAGCCCTGGGCTTACCGACGGGAATGCCGGACTCCTTCGTGTTGCCGGGGACGGTGATCGTCGTCGTCGGCCTGGTGAACTGGGTGTGGTTCGCCCGGATCGCCCGCGGCGAGGCGCTCTCGATCCGCGAGGAGGAGTACGTCAAGGCCGCCCGCGCGCTGGGGGCCAGCGACACCCGGATCATCGGCCGGCACGTCCTGCCCAACGCGATCACGCCGATCCTCGTGCTCGCGACGATCCAGGTCGCGGCGATCATCCTGCTCGAGTCCTCGCTCTCCTTCCTCGGGTTCTCGGGGACGACGCTCTCCTGGGGGTTCGACATCTCCCAGGGACGCGGCTATCTCTCGACGGCCTGGTGGATCGCGACGGTTCCCGGGCTGGCGATCGTGCTCGCGGTGATCGGCGTCAACCTCGTCGGCGACTGGCTCAGGGACGCCTTGGACCCCGGTATCGAGGGGGAGGGGGGTGTCTGA
- a CDS encoding ABC transporter ATP-binding protein, protein MADEILKVRNLTTRFFTEEGQVNAVESVDFDVRDGETFGIVGESGSGKSVTALSLIDLVETPGRIVEGEVWYRDAELAEEHAESHPEAVDGDYVDVRQLPEATRRWLRGPAFATIFQDPMSSLNPSITVGEQIAEAVEVQRRARANPRRTRSRTQGYGLARFAADALLPSQSYVSEESSERAVELLERVGIPDPEQRAEEYPHEFSGGMLQRAMVAQALAGEPDVLIADEPTTALDVTIQAQILNLLRDLQEEEDMSVVLITHNLGVIARMCQRVGVMYAGEVVERGALEDVFENPVHPYTEGLLGSIPDIEDPAPRLSPIAGNVPSLLDSEMGEECYFADRCPKAMEACLNRIDEREAPSTTDDEHRVRCVLADREYDESEALGPEAKQEVVSHE, encoded by the coding sequence ATGGCCGACGAGATCCTGAAGGTGCGGAACCTCACGACCCGCTTCTTCACCGAGGAGGGGCAGGTCAACGCCGTCGAATCGGTCGACTTCGACGTCCGCGACGGCGAGACGTTCGGCATCGTCGGCGAGTCCGGCTCCGGGAAATCCGTCACCGCGCTCTCGCTGATCGACCTGGTGGAGACGCCGGGCCGGATCGTCGAGGGCGAGGTGTGGTACCGCGACGCCGAGCTGGCCGAGGAGCACGCCGAGTCCCATCCCGAGGCGGTCGACGGCGACTACGTCGACGTCCGACAGCTTCCGGAGGCGACTCGGCGGTGGCTCCGCGGGCCGGCGTTCGCGACGATCTTCCAGGACCCGATGAGCAGCCTCAACCCCTCGATCACGGTCGGCGAGCAGATCGCCGAGGCCGTCGAGGTCCAGCGGCGTGCCCGCGCGAACCCGCGGCGCACCCGCTCGCGCACCCAGGGGTACGGGCTCGCCCGGTTCGCAGCCGACGCGTTGCTCCCCTCACAGAGCTACGTCTCCGAGGAGAGCAGCGAGCGAGCGGTCGAACTGCTCGAACGGGTCGGCATCCCCGACCCCGAACAGCGCGCGGAGGAGTACCCTCACGAGTTCTCCGGCGGGATGCTCCAGCGCGCGATGGTCGCGCAGGCGCTCGCCGGCGAACCCGACGTGCTGATCGCCGACGAGCCGACGACCGCGCTCGACGTGACGATCCAGGCCCAGATCCTGAACCTCCTCCGGGATCTCCAGGAGGAGGAGGACATGAGCGTGGTGCTGATCACCCACAACCTCGGCGTGATCGCGCGGATGTGCCAGCGCGTCGGCGTGATGTACGCCGGCGAGGTGGTCGAACGCGGCGCGCTCGAGGACGTGTTCGAGAACCCCGTCCACCCCTACACCGAGGGGCTGCTGGGGTCGATCCCGGACATCGAGGACCCCGCACCGCGGCTCTCGCCGATCGCGGGGAACGTCCCGAGCCTGCTCGATTCGGAGATGGGCGAGGAGTGTTACTTCGCCGATCGCTGTCCGAAGGCGATGGAGGCCTGCCTCAACCGCATCGACGAGCGCGAGGCGCCGTCGACGACCGACGACGAGCACCGCGTGCGCTGTGTGCTCGCCGATCGGGAGTACGACGAGTCCGAGGCGCTCGGACCCGAGGCGAAACAGGAGGTGGTCTCCCATGAGTGA